The sequence tacaatgtttcgacctatcatgtcgacacatctatatatatttcggaacaaccatagacactctatatgtgaatgttggagttagctatacagggttgaggttgattccaaaatatatatagtttgagttgtgatcaatactgagatacgtatacactaggtcgtggattgattcaagataatatttatcgatctatttctgtacatctaactgtggacaactagttgtaggttattaacgaggacagctgacttaataaacttaaaacatcaaaatatattaaaagtgttgtaaatatattttgaacatactttgatatatatgtatatattgttataggttcgtgaatcaaccagtggccaagtcttacttcccgacgaagtaaaaatctgtgaaagtgagttatagtcccacttttaaaatctaatatttttgggatgagaatacatgcaggttttataaatgatttacaaaatagacacaagtacgtgaaactacattctatggttgaattatcgaaatcgaatatgcccctttttattaagtctggtaatctaagaattagggaacagacaccctaattgacgcgaatcctaaagatagatctattgggcctaacaaaccccatccaaagtaccggatgctttagtacttcgaaatttatatcatatccgaagggtgtcccggaatgatggggatattcttatatatgcatcttgttaatgtcggttaccaggtgttcaccatatgaatgatttttatctctatgtatgggatgtgtattgaaatatgaaatcttgtggtctattgttacgatttgatatatataggttaaacctataactcaccaacatttttgttgacgtttaaagcatgtttattctcaggtgaatattaagaacttccgctgttgcatactaaaataaggacaagatttggagtccatgtttgtatgatattgtgtaaaaactgcattcaagaaactgatttcgatgtaacatatttgtattgtaaaccattatgtaatggtcgtgtgtaaacaggatattttagattatcattatttgataatctacgtaaagctttttaaacctttatttatgaaataaaggttatggtttgttttaaaaatgaatgcagtctttgaaaaacgtctcatatagaggtcaaaacctcgcaacgaaatcaattaatatggaatgtttttaatcaataagaacgggacatttcacgagtcCCATCGCGCAACGGTGTAAATAAAAGAGTaacgtgaagaagaagaagaagaagaaaaggtaCAACTTTTTTGAACTCTATAACTGTAAAAATGGTACAATGGTTACAAAAGATAAAGCCATGTAAAGGcaatgaaaaacttcaagaaaCAAAAAGACAAACCAAATGAATCAGGACCTCCAAATCCAGTTGCAGTCGTTGGGCTCGTTAGACTATGCTGCTACATCAAATTACAACATCATTCAATTGCAATGTAATCACAGGCCTATAAAGAAAAATGAGGGTAGATAATATCATTACCTTTTGAGAAATTAAACACAATTCAGGTTGACGAACAATGTAGATCTGATCACCAATGCTGTTTTCTTTGTACATATCCTGGTTTCTATGCCATGTCCATAGTGCATATGTAGAATTTACAACCTGCATAACGGGTATTAAATTCGAATGTCACCTCTATCAGTAGCCACCTCTTCTATCAGTAGCCACCTCTGTTTCAACGGGCCGGGTTTGACCCTAAACATTTTTGCCCAAAAATTTCAGCCTTATAATAGATAATAATAGTGTGTCAAATATGATTAGAATGTGATATTATTTTGATAGTAATCGAATCTTTTGATAAATTTGGAGTTCTGATAAATTAAAATTACATAGTGAACCTTTTTAAACTTGTTTGACCCATTTTCTTTTTGGCCAGAAAATTCAAACATCCCCCTTCTAAGCCCCAAAATTTTGCCCCAAATATCAAATATCAATTTGCTCTGTTTCGTATTCATTTGAACCATTAAAGATATAATATAACCCGAATCGAAaagtaaataggttgaaattgtcagCTCTACTTCAAGAATATAATATACTCATCAaggatgagttttttttttttttatttcgtacctCGAGGATGCCATGTCCAAAGCTGCTTTCTCTAAAAGCGCTCCATTCGGGTTGTTTTTCCCAGCAAAACTTGCCCTTTGCAGGACCGTATGTAAAAATTTTATGACATACTCCTCCAAATTCAGGTACATTATCACCAGGCGAAGGACACTTTCCCGGTTCATCTGCGTGATCCACATCAATTTTCTCAATATTACCGCCATCTCCGATTGTTATATACACAGGTCCACATGGGTCCAAACTGTAGTCATACACTCTATTCATCCGCTCGTacgcatgcacctgaaaaacacacacatacatcacTATTGATTATAAGACTCTCCTTTGAGGTAGAAAAGTTTACCACTTTGTGATCCAAATGCATGAAAAACCCATGAATTTTGGAAAATACATATGGGTTTATAATAAAGGTggaaattttgacccatttgcagtGAGCATGGGTGGCTTAGAGTTATGTTTCATCTCAAATGGGTAAATTTTGAAGAAAATAAGAAGCAGGTTAAAAGCAAATGGGTCAAAAACTTGCCCAAACTGTACTTTTGATGCACTGGTATTTAAATGATATCACACCTTGCTTATCATATCTGTAGCGAATTATTAACTAAAATAATTTTCACATTTTTCACAAAAAGAGCGTCCCGGGCCAACAAAAGCTGAACTGTTTGCCAACCAGCACTGTAAATTACTCTTTTGTCCTGTTACCCAGCTACCTGACCCGTTTACTTTGCCACCGCTATTGTACATTGAACTTACATGACCAGAGAATACAATGTCAACATGATATTGATACAGAAGTTGCTCCATTTCTAGCCTCATACACTCGAATTCTTGATAATGTGACGAGTAACTATTATACCAAGGGGAATGCCACGCAGCTACTAACCAAGGTGTCACACTTCGGTTTAATAGTCTTAAGTCCTTTTTAAGCCATGAATATTGTGCACCTGAAACGATGATGCAAGATTCAATTCTTCTGAATTAAAAGTATGAAATAATTGCAATACATATGGGTGCTAATACCTTACCGGTCCTATTGTAGTCGATATATGCTCCTAACATGATGAAATGTACACCTCCAGCATCAAATGAGTAGTAGAAATTGGTGTTAGAGCCAGACTCGTTGGACGGGACTGCAAACCTTTTCAGATATGATTCAAAAGTGACTCCAGCAGCTTGTGGTTCGATCTCATGGTTACCTTCGATGACCATCATAGGTACTCTAGAGATCAACGGCTCCATGAACCTGAACTTTAAACATAAATTTGGTATCAAAAAAGCACATTGTCAAAAAATTGTCACATCTTGTATTCAATGCTTGTAATTTACAGGAAATGTTTTGTCTCAAAGCAACCCGTTACAAACCTTACCAAAAAGTTACCCACTTTGACCCATCCCCAACCCGCCCATTTTTCCAACTCTACTTGTAATAACTAATGAGAAACCAAGGTCCTCACTTGGCCCGGTCTGTTTGACCCAAACTTAAAGATGACTAGTTTAGATTAAAATTGATTTTGACCTACCATTCCACTAACCAACTTGCTAAACCTGCCCGTTTTGCTACCTCTAGAAAAGTCTTATTCGGAATAAGAAACTACCTTCCCCATCCATCCCAACGAGGTTGATACGTTTCACGAATAGGTGCGTCCGGGAACTCACAAGAAAAGCATGACGCACCTTCACCACCGGTTGTAAGGTATTGATTGGCATAACTTAAGTCCCCCACCATTAAAACAAGAGATGGGTCATTTTCAATGAGATGATCTATTGTGGTTGTCGTGTTTGCTGTGAGACCAAGGTCCCCAACAACTGCAATTCTACGAGGATATGTGTTGGGACTATGCAACGGTAACGTTTCAAAAACATGTTCTTCACTCATAGCTGGAATAGTACTATCTCCACATATGTAGTAATATGTTGTACTAGGTGCAAGGCCTACATTACATAAATTTTATCTTAGATTTAAAAGAAAAAAACATGATTAAAAATTCAAAACCGCGATCAAACATTAAAACTAGAGTTTTAAGCGTCATCCAATTGTAAAattcacatatacacacacacacacacactctaaaAGTGGATTAATTATGAATATAGAGATAGATGTATTAACAAATTAAGCATTAAACAAGGACTAATGGCTGGAAATAGATTCAGGTTATGAATGCTTACCATCAATCTTGACATGATGAATGATTCCGGAAGTATAATTAAGAAGTCCTTCAAATGGATACAACTGACTATAAACCATCGAAACCCCGTTCTGTTTCATCGAATAATTCCCCCTTTTATCACCATACCAGACCTCACTACCAACACTAGATGGATCAAGTGGTTTCACATTCTTCCCTATCTGTGCATCCCCTTAAATAAAACCAAATACTAATAATCAAATTCCAGAAAAAGGTAATGAAAGTTCTGAAAAATCTTGAAGTAAGTACCATAAGGACTACTATAAGTTCATATTAGCAAGTCAAAACTAATAAAAAATGAAAAACTCAGATGTAAGGCAACCAAATTTCTAAATTTAGCTTACCTTTTTTattaaatgaaaataaaaattgaaTCTTTTGATGTTTTTAACTAACAAAATTGAACATTTACAGAATTACAGTCCTCTTAATGTGGAGCCCAATGAACTTTTTTGGGAATTTTGTTATCTTTATTGAAATTGAAATTTacctactaataacaataatactactggAATAACAAccacatatataatcatatatcaGACAATCAAACAAACTAATTAACAGTCATACCAGTAATCCATGAGACCCACATGGAATTTGTAGAGGAAAGTGCCAAAGCAATTTGTTCAGGGAAATTTGATGTCACATTCTTTTTTAATCTAGTATGATTCATGGGCAAATCATCACTGCCCAAACGTAGAGACGGGTCGAATTTACGGGTCACCGGGTTAAACGGGCCATCTAAGGTGGTGGGTATTTGACATAAAGTACAAATCACCATCAACATTAACATGAAAATGATCAGGGTACTGAGAATGCTGACATCCATGGCTGAAGTTTTATGTGTTCATTGAATATTAATTAGTGGTAGTTTAAAGCTTTGTTATGTGATAAAAAAAGGTTCAAAAATGGAATATGAAATGGAATATTCAGTAGTTGTTCATATTATTTTGGTAGCATGTCGTTTCTTAAGCTTTTTTCTAGGTTATCATATTCCTATTCCTATTCCTATTTTCAATTGAAAtgaaatatttagtatttatatatgaTAAACAATTTGAATACGATAGGCTAAGGATTTGGATATTAAAATTATATCTAACATGTCTTAAGCTGACCAAAGAAATATAAAAACTGATCATGAATATCAGTTAGTTCGCGTACTTTTAATTAAGTAGGGTTTGATATGAATACGGATATGAACGTATCTGAATATCTTATCTAAATAGATATGAATATAGATATGGACAtgaatgaaaagtttaataaataaataaattcattatcacccgaaatacacCCGAAATATATGTACAAattcataaatatagatatatgcgtaCATATTTAGTATTATACTTGCATTTATCGATAGATTTGCATTTTGCTTTCAACATTATAGTGAAATAACTAtgttatattacaataaaacacgtatatctgataaaatgaacataaaaattacatacttaatttttcataatctatgtttaATAAATAagttcaataaattgtgtttaatCGTCGACAAAGATTAAACATTCTTCTTGatagattttaattatatcatgtaatattcattttcaCTATACTAAATTTTTTTTTCATCGCAcattaaaaaatattataaaatctttcaatatccattggatatgcattaacccgcttaatccagtgAATATATATCTGGGAGGATGAACCTGAAATTAAATAGATATGGATATAGATGAACAAAAACTATGAATATGggtatggatacggcatcacccgatccatatccgatccattgtcatctctACGTTTAAGTAAAAATACTCATGACTTTAATTAGTTTAACACCTGCCAAGAATGGGTATGGCGCCACGTGTTATCAAGAGGCACAAGCTCGGTCAtgccctctatataagacgtttcaaaagtacgcatttattaaaTGAATAAAACTGTTTTCAAATCCAAAATCAAACGTAGACAACCGTCAAAAAGTAATGCACTTACTCCAATCATTAAAGTATTACTGTAAAATGTAAATAAATGCGCATTAAATAATGTTTTATCCAAAGCATGCAATTCTAAAGAAATGCAACCAAGCTGTAACACCCAAATAATTATTGTAAATAAGTGTAAATATGGTATATGAGGTGTGTGGAAACTGTGTATAATTAAACTGTGGTCAGAATCCCTCCAGATCATTGTGCGAGCCGCGCACAAGTAAGGGAGCGCGCCACGCACTCTTTCCAGCTGGCAGTTTCTGTTTCTGATTAAATGGatattttgaagggctttttgATCATTTTACTTGGGGACGAATTTAAGGCCACtagatcagatcttggggtgtcattacTCCACTTTCAACTACTTCATCCCTTCCacatcaattttagagagagagagagagagagagagagagattctagtgggagaaagctcaagcaaaggtagaggaagctagtttcgggtcttagctcgagttataaagttgttcacctcatcactagctacgttttgattgtggtggtaagtcctaatcttgatttccttggtttgatttgattaagggttagggttgggttagtgatgaacataaaacccattgtgagtgatttttgggggttttgggtaagattgagtgtgatgacccgtcctaatccacctgaacgaagccttcaacatttggtcccattacgacgATCTGTcctaatatgccatgaatgactccaagtattttctttaaaatgagcaaatgcacagcggaagatttctttcatacctgagaataaacatgcttaaaaatgtcaaccaaaatgttggtgagttcataggtttatcataacaatcatttcagtatattaatagaccacaagatttccgtttataaatatatgtacactcgcaagtgtataaaagtattatataagttgttgagcgcttcggtaaccatacttaacattttatgtggcatattccctttattatgaaatctacctacactgtaccaagtgtagtaaaacgaagtactatgcaaccatttacgatactagagggactaacccggttggggtggtcaaacccgatagatctatcaataggattcacgcttacatgttcttccaacatgtaaatattagttaccaagctattagagaagatatgcagggtggtacaactcaacatagaatatattttaagtacttatgtctatttcgtcaaacagttataaaagcagcgcatatattctcagtccaaaaatatatattgcaaaagcaattaaaaagtgagcaaatgaaactcacctattgtattttgtagtaaaaatacatatgacgtcatttatcaagtgtagggttggcctcggattcaccaaCCTTTGAAGAAAAAGCATCAAGAAAAACAATTAAACTGCCTCagtcagggctcgaacccgagacgtcTCGGTAATCCAAACACTCTCCTAACCGTTCCTCTATTTCTGTCTTTCTGGAATACATATCGACTCATACATATATAATCCATTTCCATCATAGCTCTTAATTTAATTTGGCCCAACATGAGTAATTCTCGGCCCAATATTAAATGTATTGATCTTTTACGGCCCATCTTGCAAACTAGGGCCCAACATAAGTAGGCCGCTGCCCAACAACAACATATGGGTTGTGTCTTGTAACTTGCTGATTAAataattgaaagaaaaaaaaatgtagtaGCCTGGTATCGAACACGGGACCTCACGTTTAACTCAACACTCCTAAACCATCCAAGCTACACTGTACTTGTGTTATACTACGAAACCCATTTATATTTAGCCTATTCATCTCAGCCCAACAAAGTAAACAGGATCTTTAGCCCAAGAACAGCCCAACGCAATAACATTTTGGCCACAACAGCAATTAGGGTGTcggcatttttttttttattatttatattttttttaaacaaaagggAGAACACAACTTGTTCATTCGAGAATCAAATATAACTTTTTCTTGGCTTCCATTCGCCATGGCTTGATTTCATGGTGGTCTATGGTGGTTGGTTACGAGTAGTAAAAGGTAATCGAGGAAGATGGTGCCGGTTGTGTTAATGGAGGTTTACAGTGGTGACAACACAACAGAAATAATTTCGAATAAGGGGTGATTGAAGGGGTTTGCGCCTGTTTTGTTCTTCATACAGAAAcattaaacaaaaaaataaaatatgttgataaCGGTAGTTGTTTATGGTGGTAGCGAAGGTGGTTATGGGGCTGTGTGTGTTGAAGCTCGTCACCAAAACAGCACAGAAGCGGTTGCATTAACTGTGGTGTAGGTGGTTCGTGGTTGTCGTTGTTTGGAcggaacagaaaagaaaaaaaaaatatcgcgagTAGAGGTTTCAAGGTGGCGGATTGGTGGTGATTGTGAAAGGTGATGGTGTACGGTGAAAGAGGGTGGTTGAAGGTGGCGTACATCAGTAGCAGGCAGGAGCTGTCGTGTTGTTTTAGTGATGGTCGTTGGGGGCAGAAATTGGGACCAAACATGAAGAAGGAGAAGAACCATGTTTTTCATTTATGCACATGAATGTGTACGTTATTTATGGGgtatatataaatatttcataGTCTTTTTTAGCTGTAAGGTTGAATCAAGAAAGGGACTAGCGGAATTAATAAAGAGACAGTAAAATATCCGTGATTAAATAGTATAGCAGCCATATCATTGGATTTTTATTACCGACATATGATATTCTAATATTAGTGGTATTATTTCGTgctcctttgctaaacagttatggataaaagtctttagaaaaatttgatatttttaaattaagttcatttatCTATTCTGGTCATTAGCTGAttgaaacctaatcaaaaaggttcgtctattACTTAATTTTAATTCCAAGTaatctgtacggagtattaaaactcaactcatcaaagtaaaaatattttttaataattctaaattttatataacttaattatggaTCAACGTTTATTTTTATCTCATCATGAATTAGTATttagacttgtttaatatcaaccataaaaattgacctgtcattcgagctcaatcccaactaaaatatacaaattaattaaaattcaaATTAAGATAGTACATGTATTTTCAACTAGCCTGAAATTTACATAGTCTATTAATGAGCtttcatttattttaaaatcatctatGTTTGAATCACTTATTCAAATACCAATGAATCGACAAACGAGTATTACTAttacttaataattatatttaatatactttatatatatatatatatatatatatatatcctaataacttttattatattttatattattacaattcaaattattattattatatatttgtatacatatatacatatatatatatatatatatatatatatatatatatatatatatatatatatatatatatatatatatatatatatatatatatatatatatatatatatgcatctatttacaaatagttgttcgtgaatcgtcgagaacagtcgaaggtcaattgaatacatgaaacagttcaaaatttttgagtctTAACCTAGCAGAgtatgcttatcgtgtcaaaaatactaaatcgtatggagagtttgatttaaaattagtcgaaattttccgggtcatgacagtacctacccgttaaagaaatttcgtcccgaaatttgagtgaggtggtcatggctaacaataaaaatgtttcatgacgcatatgagttgataaatagagttttatcattattgagtaatacagataaaacaattcgattattcgaatcgtatgagtgaaattatcacaaaagagtgatttGCGTAAAATAGggtttcgtcttatcttttgacgtagttacggttgaatttagaaaataagatgcgtctaatcttttgacgttgttttgattGTATttacggaatttaagggatttaaagaaaccttctaatcagaaagaaaatgtaatcgcacgatttattagcaaactgtcagaattacggaagaacataacTATCAAAGAAattattttcgtgatatgcttagagattaagtagaatgaaagagtcgtgtaacatggcacatgatgacggtattgtctgtgaatcatcacgttctattagaaattcagcatgacttactgtaatataatcacgttggccgggcgtcattatattatactaacacatgcttcaattcccaacacttctccacaattcattcataatttatacttagatttttcagaagtttccaatataatggaatacagaaaacacgaagaggtaggtaatttcggacaagaatatttatgaaaatatcctcagaaatatcgaatatatttatgataatattttggaatttctaagttcgaaggttgatggagaaaaattttccgcaagatttaacatgacttcagagcaagatattctctaaagatttcatcagatccagaattacctggattctttgaatatagaatttgatccttgtatttgtccttggtctccttcatggttagctcaatccgtttttcagtatcaaatcttctatcgagcgttcctaacactccattcttttatcatcacttttggccattaagaccatctacaacatgattGCTTCGTCAGCAatttcaaagttaacgaatctggatcatcggttatcaaacctagggtttcaagaaaattgtgtttttagatgattaaacactgatggtaatatggtgtaatataaaaggttctccggtaacaataaaagagcacgcacataaatcaaggttatagtaaggttatttcgaacgaaaagtcgaagttgtcttgttggagctgtgacaaaattggctattttgaaagagaactgcaaagttattttgggtaataataacactaaaggaatttgcacagctacgtgttaaacgtttactcagtttccgagagtttttcaggtgcataactatatgcataaatctttccttccgtagatgaagtgcggttagttcatcctctcgattgaggtgttttcaagaatcatgaaaggtttgaacgtagattgtaatcgtcaagatacaaatgaggtttaagatgaaatcaagtggcaaacttgaagaattattttgtttcatatgttataatcagtattttaattcattttaattgtccaatattattcgtccacagtcgatagtccacagttaacagtccaatcattcatatatagttaaatatataatattcgaattaattaatacgtatcgtgacccgtgtacttttctcagactcgatcacaacccaaagtatatatattattgtagaatcaatctcaaccctgtatagctaactcaaacattactgcatatacagtgtctatggttattccaaataatatatatagatgcgtcgatatgatatgtcaaaaccttgtatacgtatcccgatatttaaagtgcgtaaaataaataacagaaattaaatgacgataaataaaattgcgagaattaaaattacgataattaaattgcgataaataaatgtaataaggaattaacagttagctaggaacagttagcgtggattcttatcaaaattcttctcatagttgaattgtttgtttttaacaaattttatttttgtccaatgttttcttcattatgccacttgttggattctgataggtcaaaattcaaatatgaaattgaatgaaaatggttattctgcggtgaatggatacgtatatatgtgggtgtaagtaggatagtaaatg comes from Rutidosis leptorrhynchoides isolate AG116_Rl617_1_P2 chromosome 4, CSIRO_AGI_Rlap_v1, whole genome shotgun sequence and encodes:
- the LOC139843426 gene encoding purple acid phosphatase 23 isoform X2 encodes the protein MDVSILSTLIIFMLMLMVICTLCQIPTTLDGPFNPVTRKFDPSLRLGSDDLPMNHTRLKKNVTSNFPEQIALALSSTNSMWVSWITGDAQIGKNVKPLDPSSVGSEVWYGDKRGNYSMKQNGVSMVYSQLYPFEGLLNYTSGIIHHVKIDGLAPSTTYYYICGDSTIPAMSEEHVFETLPLHSPNTYPRRIAVVGDLGLTANTTTTIDHLIENDPSLVLMVGDLSYANQYLTTGGEGASCFSCEFPDAPIRETYQPRWDGWGRFMEPLISRVPMMVIEGNHEIEPQAAGVTFESYLKRFAVPSNESGSNTNFYYSFDAGGVHFIMLGAYIDYNRTGAQYSWLKKDLRLLNRSVTPWLVAAWHSPWYNSYSSHYQEFECMRLEMEQLLYQYHVDIVFSGHVHAYERMNRVYDYSLDPCGPVYITIGDGGNIEKIDVDHADEPGKCPSPGDNVPEFGGVCHKIFTYGPAKGKFCWEKQPEWSAFRESSFGHGILEVVNSTYALWTWHRNQDMYKENSIGDQIYIVRQPELCLISQKHSLTSPTTATGFGGPDSFGLSFCFLKFFIAFTWLYLL
- the LOC139843426 gene encoding purple acid phosphatase 23 isoform X1, yielding MDVSILSTLIIFMLMLMVICTLCQIPTTLDGPFNPVTRKFDPSLRLGSDDLPMNHTRLKKNVTSNFPEQIALALSSTNSMWVSWITGDAQIGKNVKPLDPSSVGSEVWYGDKRGNYSMKQNGVSMVYSQLYPFEGLLNYTSGIIHHVKIDGLAPSTTYYYICGDSTIPAMSEEHVFETLPLHSPNTYPRRIAVVGDLGLTANTTTTIDHLIENDPSLVLMVGDLSYANQYLTTGGEGASCFSCEFPDAPIRETYQPRWDGWGRFMEPLISRVPMMVIEGNHEIEPQAAGVTFESYLKRFAVPSNESGSNTNFYYSFDAGGVHFIMLGAYIDYNRTGAQYSWLKKDLRLLNRSVTPWLVAAWHSPWYNSYSSHYQEFECMRLEMEQLLYQYHVDIVFSGHVHAYERMNRVYDYSLDPCGPVYITIGDGGNIEKIDVDHADEPGKCPSPGDNVPEFGGVCHKIFTYGPAKGKFCWEKQPEWSAFRESSFGHGILEVVNSTYALWTWHRNQDMYKENSIGDQIYIVRQPELCLISQKQHSLTSPTTATGFGGPDSFGLSFCFLKFFIAFTWLYLL